The genomic DNA CAAAGGATATCGACGAAAAAAAGATTGGTAAAAAAGCTAAAAAACTAGGAAACATATTGGTGTAGTTATGAATCCACTTTACCATATCCTCAGTATTGTTTTTATGAGTAGTTAAGCTAGCTAGAGCATGGAAATGTTGTCTCCATCTAATTTTATTAGCAAGCTCTTTTATAGCTTCTTGTTTATTTGGAATGGATTGAATATTATTAGCAGTAAGTAGCTTTGCAAAAGCTGCTTGCCCTTCTTTGGTAGCAGTTCGATTTGTGTACTGAAAAAAAGAGCCTTCACCAAATAAATCAATATCATTGCTATAGTAATGGTTGGGATTGATAAATTTATCTCCAGTATCTAAGGTATGGTAATTGCCTTGTAAAATAGCAATCTCAGTTTCATTGATTTTTATTTTTGCATTAATTAGTTTTTTTTGCCGCTGTAAGTTAGTATGTTTTACAATGAGAATGGCAAATATCCCTATTCCAATGAAACTAACTAATAAAACATCAGGAAAGATACCGAAAGTAGTATAGATGCCAAAAGCAGTAGCTAAAAACACCGAAAATCTAAATATACTGATGTTTAATAGTTGCTTTTTTATAGTCAAAAGTTTTTGCTCAAATGTTGCTTTTTCGTTGGTGTAAAACTGTAAAAGATTATTTTTCATTGACCTTATTATTTATTGGGTAAAAACGAACTTACTTTTGTATTTATAGCAGATAGGTACTGGAACTTTGCTGGAAAGCAATTAAAATTGAAATGGAGTTTCTTTTCAAGTTCCTTAGAAGCAAAAGCTTCCCAACAGGCTTTGGTAAATCTTAAATTAGGTAATGTAAGTTTTGCTTTATAAGCATATAAAATTTCAAATTCCTTAGAGGTATAATTAGTGAGTTTTTGTAGCTCTTTCCTTCCTTTATGTTTTCCTGAGCAAACTAAAGAATAGCGTGTGTTTTTACAAAAATAATTGTATAAATGAGCACATAAAGCAATGATGTTTACCTGAGAAGGAATGCTAAAATCACCCCATATGACTACTTCATCAAAAGTAGAAACATCTTCTAAAAAAGCCATTTTTTTTATGGTACGATCAAAATAAGCTAAACGAGGAATACCTTTATATTGCTCAAAATAGGCATATCGTTTGCTCCAAAAGTCATCAGAAAAAATAGCCTCAGATATAGGCCCTTCCGTAAGTGCTTCTTTGAATAAAAGAATGTGTCCTTTGATTTCGGATTTTTTAAAAAGATCCAAAGCATTTTCATCACTAAAAATATGTAAAATATTATCCATCAATTTCTTTTTTTGCCGTTTTAAATTCCTGAGGCGTGTTTGCATTTCTAATTAAATAATCGTCAACTTCAATGATTTTAACATCCGTATTAATTAACATTTTACGGGGGCAAGAGTACCCTTGTGTTAAATATTCAAGTAATTTTATATAAGCTTTGGGTTCATAAATAGTAATCAAAGGTTCAGGAAAATCTTTGTTTTTACCTTTCACGGTGGTAGCTATTTTGGATGGATCTCTTTCTTTTAATAGCAATTCAACTAAATCATGGCTCACAAAAGGAAGATCAGTAGCAAGAACTAGCCAAGCCGAATTTGGGTCTTTTTGAAAAGCAGCGCAAATACCACCAAAAGGACCTAAATTTAAAAAAGTATCATGGATTTCATTTGTATTGTTACTAATTTCTCTGACCGAATAAAAGGTTTCTAAACTTTTACTTTCTAAGAGCTCTTTTAGGTGCTTTTTTTGAGGTTTTCCGTGGTAATTGAGTGTTGATTTATCAGTTCCCATACGAGTACTTTTTCCACCAGTTAAAATGAGCCCTTTTACAGGAGCTATTTTTTGTTGAATTAAGTGCTCAATATGATGGCTAATTAAATCCATTTGATGAATGCCGTAGCAAGGTTTGCTTTTTATATCAGGATATTTTTCCTCTAAAAAAGGAAAGTAGGTTGAGTTTTGATGTTGTTTTATTACAAATTGAATGTTTTTCAGTTGCGCTAGTCTCTTTAAAACAGAGGCTTCTTTTGCTTCATCTAAAATTAAAATTTGTTCAGTTCCTTGATAATGATTTCCGTTAATAAAAAGATAATCAAATTGAGCAAACTGCAAGCGTTGTTCAAATTTATTAACAAGCTTAGTTGTTTTTATTTGAAGGTTTCCTTGATGATGGAAGGTAAATTCTGATAAATTATTGAGGGGTATATTTTTTGCATGTGAAGCATCAAAATAAGCTAATTTATAGCTGGTTAGCCTATTAGAAATTTCATGTACCAAATCAGAAATAATATTACATTTTGCACCAAGAATGGCTATTTCATTAGCAGCAAAGTTGCCCGTATTTCTCCTAGTTAAATTTGTATGTTTTTGATGAATGCTCATTGTTTTATTCCGTTTTTTTAATAGCTGATTTTCCTCCTGTTTTTTCAATTAGCTGTACATTCTTGATAATCATTTCTTGAGAAATTGCTTTGCACATATCATAAATAGTAAGGCAGGCAATATTAGCTCCTGTTAAGGCTTCCATTTCTACACCTGTTTTTCCTTCAATGGTAACCTTACAAAAAACAGCAATATGCTCTGTATCTATAATATCAATATCAATATCAACCCCATTAATAAGCAATGGGTGACACATAGGAATCAAGTCGGATGTTTTTTTTACTCCTTGAATACCAGCAATAATAGCCGTTTGAAAAACGGCACCTTTTTTAGTAATTAGGTCATTATCGGTAAAATGAGAAATGATTTCTTTTCCTAAAAACATTGTAGCCTTTGCAAGAGCGGTTCTTTTAGTAATGTTTTTGTTGGAAACATTAACCATTTTAGGCTGGTTTTTTTTGTTTATATGTGAAAAACTCATTTAAAAAGTTTTAGTATTAATGTTTGTTTGCGGTGTGGTATTAACGATATCTAATGATAGGAAATACCGCTCCTTTTTTAAATTCATTTTTTGTTGTTTTAGGCAAAATGATAAAAGCATCACCTGTTACTAAGCTAGCTAAATCTCCAGAACCATTTCCTTTTATAGGAGTTGCCATTAGTACTCCAGAATGCATGCTTAGTTTTACTTGTAAAAAATAAGTTAAATTAGGAGTAAAAGAAACATTGTTTGTTAAAGTAGCGGTTTCCTCTACTGCCTTTACTTGTAAAGAGTTATGATACCAAGGATAAAAATAGGCTAAACAATTTACAAAAGTAGAAATAGGGTTTCCTGGAAAGGCAAAAACAAGAGTATTATTTTCTTTTGAATTAGAATTTAAGGAGCCAAACCAAAAAGGTTTACCAGGGCGTTGTGTAACTTTATGGAAAAGTTTTTCAACCCCTAATTCACTTAAAACATCAGGTAAAAAGTCAAACTTACCTTTACTTACAGCACCACTAAATAGCAATACATCATATTGCTTTAAGTATTGTCCTATTTTATTTTTTAACACCTCTTTACAATCTGCTATATGAGCTGTTTCAGTAGTAATATTTAACTGCTTTAGTAGGGCGGCTATGGTAAATACATTAGACTTTCTAATTTGATGGTTTTCTGGATTTTCTTCAACAGAAACCAGTTCGTCACCAGTAGAAATAATTAGTATTTTAGGAGTTGCTGCTATGACTACATTTGATTTGCCCACTGTAGCTAAAACACCTATTTCTGCTGCTGAAATGATACTGTTTTTAGGAATTAAAAGCGCTCCTTTTTGCTTGTCTTTTCCTTGTTGGTGTATGTTTTGAAAACAAGTTATTTCTTCTAAATGAACTTGAGCAATTCCATTAGCAATGCTAATATCTTCATAGCGGATGACGGTATTGCAATTAGCAGGAAGAACTGCGCCTGTCATTACCTCAATGCAATGCAAGTTATTTATCATTGTTAATTGTTTGCTTCCAGCGGGTTGCATCCCCTCTATCTTGAAACTACGTTGTCCGTTTTGAAAAGCATCGAAATTGATAGCAATTCCATCCATTGCTACTCTATTAAAAGGAGGAAAGTCTCTATCGGCTATAATATCCTCTTTTAAAACTTTGCCAAGTGACTCCATAAAAGGAACACTTACCGTTTCAAGATGAACGCTATTTTGTAAGACAATGCTTTTTGCTTCTTTGACGCTAATCATAATTTTTAATACTTTGTGATATCGTTTTTTAAGGCTGATTTAATTTCTTTTGCTATCCTCCAATACTACTCATGCTTTCAGAAACACTCCCTTTTTTACGGTTTATTTCTGCAATAAAACCATTTTTTGGTTTTTGTTTTACCAATGATGAAAACAGGGTTTTTAGATCATCATTACTAGCGCCATTCCTTATAAAGTCACGTAAATTAAACACCCCCTCGTCAAACAAGCAATTTTTAAAAAGTCCCGTTGAGGTAATTCTAATTCTATTACAATCATTGCAAATAGTTCTAGTAAAAGCAGGAATTATACCAATGCTACCTTTGTGGTTTTTGACTGAAAAATTATGGGAAGTGGCAGATTTTTCGGTTTCTGTTTTAGTAATATTAAAAGCGGATTTTATTTCGCTTAAAATTCGGTTGTAATTCCAAACTTCTTTAGTTTCTCGAAGTCCCTTTCCGTTAAAGGGCATTTCTTCAATAAAACGAACAGCTATATTTTTATGCTGAGTAAGTGCTACAAAATCATTGATTTCATCGGTGTTAAAACCAGATTGTACAACCGTATTTAATTTTAAATGCAGCGAACTTTTTTCAAGAGCTTCTAATGTTTGGTAAACTTCAGGGAAAACATCTCTACGTGTAATTGAGTGAAATTTTTCTTTTTGTAAACTATCAATACTTAAATTGATTGTTTTTACTTTTTTTAATTGTTCAATTTTTTCAATATGTTTAGAAATTAAAGCGCCATTTGTAGTAATGTTTATAGTATCTAATAAATCATTAAAGGATAGCATTTCTAAAAAATCAACAAAGCCTTTTCTAACAAAAGGTTCACCGCCAGTTAGGCGTACCTTCGTAACTCCTAGTTCTGTAAGTATGCGTATAATACGGTACATTTCTTTATAACTAAGAAGGTCTTTTCGTGGTACTATTTCAATTCCATGCGCAGGCATACAATATTGACAACGCAGGTTGCAGCGATCAGTTACAGCAAGCCGTGCGTAGGTTATTTGCCGCCCAAAATTATCCATCAATTTCCCCATAGTGTAAAGGTAATAATAAAGGAAGCTTTAATGCGTTAAAAGAAAGAAAAATCGTATTTTCGTTTTATGCCAACTCCGTTAGAACTTCAAATAAAAACCTTGCCTAATTCACCAGGGGTATATCAATATTACGATAAAAATGACACCATTTTGTATGTAGGAAAAGCAAAAAATTTAAAAAAAAGGGTTTCTTCTTACTTTACTAAAAATCATGAATATGGTAAAACAAAGGTACTGGTAAAAAAAATAGCTATGATTAAGCATATTGTAGTAGAAACAGAAACAGATGCTTTATTACTAGAAAATAGCTTGATAAAAAAACACCAGCCAAGGTATAATGTTATGTTGAAAGATGACAAAACCTATCCTTGGATTTGTATTAAAAAAGAACGCTTTCCTCGTGTCTTTTTAACAAGAAATATAATCAAAGATGGCTCTCAATATTTTGGGCCATATACTTCGGTACGTACAGTACGTGCTTTATTAGATTTAATTAAGGAGCTATATCCTTTAAGAACTTGTAATTATGATTTGAATGAGCGGAATATTGATAGTGGAAAATATAAGGTGTGTTTAGAATATCATTTAGGAAACTGTAAAGGACCTTGTGAATCTTATCAAACAGAAGCAGCTTATTTACAGGAAATCAGAGAAATTAGAGGAATTATAAAAGGAAATTTTAAAGAAAGCTTAGAAAAGTTTAAAGAAATGATGCTTGACTTTGCTTCTAAAATGGAGTTTGAAGAAGCTCAAAAAATAAAGGACAAGGTTGGTTTGTTGGCAAACTATCAAGCTAAGTCAACAGTAGTAAACCCTTCAATAAATAATGTTGATGTTTTTTCCGTTATCTCAGATGAAGAATATGGGTACTTGAACTTTTTTAAGATAGGGAATGGTGCTATTATCCAATCATATACTACAGAAATCAAAAAAAAATTAGCAGAAACAGATAAGGAGTTGTTGGAGCTTTTTATTATAGAAACAAGGCAACGATTTCAGTCATTATCACGTGAAATTTATGTGCCTTTTAAAGTAAATATAGGAAATGATATTAAGGTAACAGTTCCAAAACTAGGAGATAAAAAGCGGATTGTAGATTTGTCTATAAGAAATGCAAAATATTATAGGCAAGAACGATTTAAGCAAATGAAAATTGTAGATCCTGATCGTCATGTAAAAAGAATTATGACGCAGATGCAAAAAGATTTGCGTTTGCATGAAGCTCCAAGGCACATAGAATGTTTTGATAATTCAAATATACAAGGAACAAATCCAGTAGCAGCTTGTGTTGTTTTTAAAGATGGAAAGCCAAGTAAAAAAGACTATCGTCACTACAATATAAAAACGGTGGAAGGTCCTGATGATTTTGCTTCTATGGAAGAGGTTGTTTTTCGAAGGTATAAAAGATTACTAGCTGAAAACCAGCCATTGCCTCAACTTATTGTAATTGATGGAGGTAAAGGGCAGCTTTCGTCTGCGTTAAAGAGTTTAGAAATATTAGGGTTAAGAGGAAAAATAGCAATTATTGGTATTGCAAAACGATTGGAAGAAATTTATTATCCAGGAGATTCTGTACCCTTATACCTAGATAAAAAATCGGAAAGTTTAAAAATTATTCAATACCTACGAAATGAAGCACACCGATTTGGTATTACTTTCCATAGAAATAAAAGAAGTAAAAGTGCTATTCATTCAGAATTGGAGCAAATTCCTAACATAGGAAAACAAACAATCACTACTTTGTTAACAAAATTTAAATCAGCAAAACGTGTTAAGAATGCTACTTTTGAAGAGCTTATGGCTGAAATAGGCAATGCAAGAGCAACAAGTGTATATGAATACTATCATCCAAAAAAATAATATGAAAAAGTTTTTAAGTTTATTGTTATTACTCACCTCACTAGTGATATATCCTCAAAAAAAACAACCTAAAGTGGGGTTGGTTTTAAGTGGAGGTGGAGCAAAAGGGTTTGCACATGTAGGAGTTTTAAAAGAATTAGAAAAGGCAGGAGTTCAAATTGATTATATAGGAGGAACCAGCATGGGAGCAATTGTAGGTGGATTGTATGCTAGTGGGTATTCAGCAAGACAAATAGAAAAGATTGTCACGGAAACGAATTTTTACACAATTTTACAAGATAAAATACCTAGAAGAGCAAAAACTTTTTTTGATAAGGAAAATGGTGAAAAGCACGCCATATCACTTCCTATTCGTGAGAATGCTATTGGGTTACCGCAAGGAGTTTCAAAAGGGCAAAATGTATTGAACTTTTTAACAGAATTATTAGCTCCAGTAGATCATATTACCAATTTTTCTAAACTACCAATTCCTTTTTATTGTTTAGCAACAAATGCAGAAACAGGAGAAGAGGTTTTGTTAGAAAATGGCTTTTTGCCCTTAGCATTAAGAGCCAGCGGTTCTTTTCCTACCTTATTGCATCCAGTAGAAATAAATGGCGATTTATTGATTGATGGGGGGATTGCTAATAATTTCCCAGTGGATGTGATGAAAGAAAAAGGGGTTGATATTATTATTGGAGTTGATGTGCAGGGAAAGTTGGTAAATAGAAAAAAATTAACATCAGTAGTTGCTATTTTAAATCAGATAGTAAGTTATAGAATGTATGAGAATAGTGATGAAAAAAAGAGAAATGTAGATGTATATATGCATCCAAATGTGTTAGATTATACAGTGGTTTCTTTTGATAAAGGAAAAGAAATTTTGAAGGAAGGAGAGCGGGTTTCAAAACCATTGAATGTTATTTTTACTAAAATAGCAAAACTTCAAACAACAAAACGAAGCATTCAAAGGGCTAAACCGAATAATGATAAGTTTTTGGTAAATAAAATAAGCATCAAAGGAAATAAGAATTATACCAAAGATTATATTTTAGGAACATTAAAAATAAAAATGGGAGATTCTATTACTTACCAAGAGTTGTCAAAAAGGATTAATAGCTTAACGGCTACTAAAAATTTTCAAAGGATAGATTATCATTTTAAAAAATTGAATGAAGGAAAAAAGCTTACATTGAAGGTAAAAGAAAGTGATGTTCGTGCAAGATTAAGGCTTGGTTTACACTATGACTTGCTATATAGGTCAGGGGTATTACTAAATTATAATCACAAGAAAATTTTTCTGAAAAATGATGTACTTTCTTTAGATGTGGTTGTGGGAGATAATATTCGGTATAATTTAGATTATTTTGTAGATAATGGGCTTCGATGGAACTATGGTTTCAAATCGAGATACAATAGGTTTAAAACTGCTTTTGCGTTTAATGATGAAGTAGTTAATGAAATTGATGTTACTTATAGAGATTTTACAAACACATTGTATGGGCAAACTACTTTTGATAAAAAGTTTGCTTTTGGTGTAGGGGTGGAAGCTAAAAATTTGCGTGTTTTTTCTCAAACATTAAAAAATAATTTAGAGCGGTTTACTGTTTTTGACGATAGTAATTATTTAAACGGATTAGCGTATTTAAAGCTAGATACTTTTGATGACAGATACTTTCCGTCAAAAGGAGTGTATGGTAATATTGGGTTTAAATGGTTTTTATGGTCAAATAGAAATGAAAATATTAAAAACCGTATAGATGATAGTAATGCCTTTAGTCGATTTTCTCAATTAAC from Tenacibaculum maritimum NCIMB 2154 includes the following:
- a CDS encoding DUF1835 domain-containing protein, translating into MDNILHIFSDENALDLFKKSEIKGHILLFKEALTEGPISEAIFSDDFWSKRYAYFEQYKGIPRLAYFDRTIKKMAFLEDVSTFDEVVIWGDFSIPSQVNIIALCAHLYNYFCKNTRYSLVCSGKHKGRKELQKLTNYTSKEFEILYAYKAKLTLPNLRFTKACWEAFASKELEKKLHFNFNCFPAKFQYLSAINTKVSSFLPNK
- a CDS encoding NTP transferase domain-containing protein — its product is MSIHQKHTNLTRRNTGNFAANEIAILGAKCNIISDLVHEISNRLTSYKLAYFDASHAKNIPLNNLSEFTFHHQGNLQIKTTKLVNKFEQRLQFAQFDYLFINGNHYQGTEQILILDEAKEASVLKRLAQLKNIQFVIKQHQNSTYFPFLEEKYPDIKSKPCYGIHQMDLISHHIEHLIQQKIAPVKGLILTGGKSTRMGTDKSTLNYHGKPQKKHLKELLESKSLETFYSVREISNNTNEIHDTFLNLGPFGGICAAFQKDPNSAWLVLATDLPFVSHDLVELLLKERDPSKIATTVKGKNKDFPEPLITIYEPKAYIKLLEYLTQGYSCPRKMLINTDVKIIEVDDYLIRNANTPQEFKTAKKEIDG
- the moaC gene encoding cyclic pyranopterin monophosphate synthase MoaC: MSFSHINKKNQPKMVNVSNKNITKRTALAKATMFLGKEIISHFTDNDLITKKGAVFQTAIIAGIQGVKKTSDLIPMCHPLLINGVDIDIDIIDTEHIAVFCKVTIEGKTGVEMEALTGANIACLTIYDMCKAISQEMIIKNVQLIEKTGGKSAIKKTE
- a CDS encoding molybdopterin molybdotransferase MoeA, with translation MISVKEAKSIVLQNSVHLETVSVPFMESLGKVLKEDIIADRDFPPFNRVAMDGIAINFDAFQNGQRSFKIEGMQPAGSKQLTMINNLHCIEVMTGAVLPANCNTVIRYEDISIANGIAQVHLEEITCFQNIHQQGKDKQKGALLIPKNSIISAAEIGVLATVGKSNVVIAATPKILIISTGDELVSVEENPENHQIRKSNVFTIAALLKQLNITTETAHIADCKEVLKNKIGQYLKQYDVLLFSGAVSKGKFDFLPDVLSELGVEKLFHKVTQRPGKPFWFGSLNSNSKENNTLVFAFPGNPISTFVNCLAYFYPWYHNSLQVKAVEETATLTNNVSFTPNLTYFLQVKLSMHSGVLMATPIKGNGSGDLASLVTGDAFIILPKTTKNEFKKGAVFPIIRYR
- the moaA gene encoding GTP 3',8-cyclase MoaA translates to MGKLMDNFGRQITYARLAVTDRCNLRCQYCMPAHGIEIVPRKDLLSYKEMYRIIRILTELGVTKVRLTGGEPFVRKGFVDFLEMLSFNDLLDTINITTNGALISKHIEKIEQLKKVKTINLSIDSLQKEKFHSITRRDVFPEVYQTLEALEKSSLHLKLNTVVQSGFNTDEINDFVALTQHKNIAVRFIEEMPFNGKGLRETKEVWNYNRILSEIKSAFNITKTETEKSATSHNFSVKNHKGSIGIIPAFTRTICNDCNRIRITSTGLFKNCLFDEGVFNLRDFIRNGASNDDLKTLFSSLVKQKPKNGFIAEINRKKGSVSESMSSIGG
- the uvrC gene encoding excinuclease ABC subunit UvrC, with amino-acid sequence MPTPLELQIKTLPNSPGVYQYYDKNDTILYVGKAKNLKKRVSSYFTKNHEYGKTKVLVKKIAMIKHIVVETETDALLLENSLIKKHQPRYNVMLKDDKTYPWICIKKERFPRVFLTRNIIKDGSQYFGPYTSVRTVRALLDLIKELYPLRTCNYDLNERNIDSGKYKVCLEYHLGNCKGPCESYQTEAAYLQEIREIRGIIKGNFKESLEKFKEMMLDFASKMEFEEAQKIKDKVGLLANYQAKSTVVNPSINNVDVFSVISDEEYGYLNFFKIGNGAIIQSYTTEIKKKLAETDKELLELFIIETRQRFQSLSREIYVPFKVNIGNDIKVTVPKLGDKKRIVDLSIRNAKYYRQERFKQMKIVDPDRHVKRIMTQMQKDLRLHEAPRHIECFDNSNIQGTNPVAACVVFKDGKPSKKDYRHYNIKTVEGPDDFASMEEVVFRRYKRLLAENQPLPQLIVIDGGKGQLSSALKSLEILGLRGKIAIIGIAKRLEEIYYPGDSVPLYLDKKSESLKIIQYLRNEAHRFGITFHRNKRSKSAIHSELEQIPNIGKQTITTLLTKFKSAKRVKNATFEELMAEIGNARATSVYEYYHPKK
- a CDS encoding patatin-like phospholipase family protein → MKKFLSLLLLLTSLVIYPQKKQPKVGLVLSGGGAKGFAHVGVLKELEKAGVQIDYIGGTSMGAIVGGLYASGYSARQIEKIVTETNFYTILQDKIPRRAKTFFDKENGEKHAISLPIRENAIGLPQGVSKGQNVLNFLTELLAPVDHITNFSKLPIPFYCLATNAETGEEVLLENGFLPLALRASGSFPTLLHPVEINGDLLIDGGIANNFPVDVMKEKGVDIIIGVDVQGKLVNRKKLTSVVAILNQIVSYRMYENSDEKKRNVDVYMHPNVLDYTVVSFDKGKEILKEGERVSKPLNVIFTKIAKLQTTKRSIQRAKPNNDKFLVNKISIKGNKNYTKDYILGTLKIKMGDSITYQELSKRINSLTATKNFQRIDYHFKKLNEGKKLTLKVKESDVRARLRLGLHYDLLYRSGVLLNYNHKKIFLKNDVLSLDVVVGDNIRYNLDYFVDNGLRWNYGFKSRYNRFKTAFAFNDEVVNEIDVTYRDFTNTLYGQTTFDKKFAFGVGVEAKNLRVFSQTLKNNLERFTVFDDSNYLNGLAYLKLDTFDDRYFPSKGVYGNIGFKWFLWSNRNENIKNRIDDSNAFSRFSQLTGTVSFATTFWERLTFQYTSEAGFTLGKEASKVFDYRLGGYNKNYINNFIPFYGYEIGALSEQSFLKSEFQFRYCFLEKHYASFIANYARVGENVLKGGNLFENTKSGYALGYSLETFLGPIELKYTWSPDTSENYWLFNLGFWF